The following coding sequences are from one Candidatus Melainabacteria bacterium window:
- a CDS encoding metallophosphoesterase, protein MSFQIAAEMPYANNESIREKARILFEKLIEYLKAIDHRDVACNAPTIYVPDVHGDFVHLMITLYKHGVLENNLDLKKKFKYVFLGDFYDRAPDSDVIDFWLNNQIKNKVEIYRLIGNHELAFFERDANDYPVIFPSQDSIKDISNNFQITGNILKKIADGKILAAYVDGNTLYVHSYIINDDFTQLGLDKNTDILDFANALNEKLKQHGQYAYDLFCENKKDRKYDWKAIMGSFNEDPLFNIYKKKNDISTSFIWRRTGSPILNIFPTELEIDIPDNVYQIVGHTPVFLFDLPRNQSINKPFVISVKNGTGKVQFSDVGIGYYYRNDFERPEVAIEKLPYN, encoded by the coding sequence ATGAGTTTTCAAATTGCAGCAGAAATGCCTTATGCAAATAATGAAAGCATAAGAGAAAAAGCAAGAATATTATTTGAAAAACTTATTGAATACTTAAAGGCAATTGATCACAGGGACGTTGCATGCAATGCTCCTACTATTTATGTACCTGATGTCCATGGTGATTTTGTTCACTTAATGATTACTTTATACAAGCATGGGGTTTTAGAAAATAATTTAGATCTCAAGAAAAAATTCAAATATGTTTTTCTTGGTGATTTTTATGATAGAGCTCCCGATTCAGATGTGATTGATTTTTGGTTAAATAATCAGATTAAAAACAAAGTCGAGATTTATAGGTTGATTGGAAATCACGAACTAGCTTTTTTTGAAAGAGATGCCAATGATTATCCTGTAATTTTCCCTTCCCAGGATTCTATAAAAGATATTTCAAATAACTTTCAAATTACAGGAAATATATTAAAAAAAATTGCAGATGGAAAAATATTAGCAGCATATGTTGATGGCAATACATTGTATGTCCACAGTTATATTATTAATGATGATTTTACTCAATTGGGTTTAGACAAAAACACTGACATTTTGGATTTTGCAAATGCTTTAAATGAAAAACTTAAACAACATGGGCAATATGCTTATGATTTATTTTGTGAGAATAAAAAGGATAGAAAATATGATTGGAAGGCAATAATGGGATCATTTAATGAAGATCCTTTGTTTAATATATATAAGAAGAAGAATGATATTAGTACTTCTTTTATATGGCGAAGAACAGGATCACCTATACTAAATATTTTTCCAACTGAACTTGAAATAGATATTCCAGACAATGTTTATCAAATCGTTGGTCATACGCCAGTATTTTTGTTTGACTTGCCAAGAAATCAATCAATTAACAAACCTTTTGTAATAAGTGTAAAAAATGGAACTGGAAAAGTACAGTTTAGCGATGTAGGAATTGGATATTATTATAGGAATGATTTTGAAAGACCTGAGGTGGCAATAGAGAAACTACCTTACAATTAA
- a CDS encoding transketolase family protein — protein MTEKKESIATRVAYGKALAELGRENTNIVVLDADLCSSTQTKFFAKEFPDRFFNVGIAEQNMIGIAAGLASTGKIPFASSFAIFACGRAWEIIRNSVCNNQFNVKICASHAGLTVGEDGASHQMIEDIAIMRAIPQMTVIVPADAVEAKLATYAISEFFGPVYMRLGRSNVPVLFDEKKFEFKIGKAQVIKSGIDVSIFAYGVMLSRALWAQELLEQEGISAEVINVSTIKPLDNETILSSVQKTSCAVTCEEHNIHGGLGDAISSLVVEHFPVPIKKIGVQDQFGQSGKADELLIHYGLTKENIAKAAKEVIKRKNQK, from the coding sequence ATGACAGAAAAAAAAGAATCAATCGCAACTCGAGTAGCATATGGGAAAGCACTAGCTGAGCTTGGTAGAGAAAATACAAATATTGTTGTATTAGATGCTGATTTGTGTAGTTCTACACAAACCAAATTTTTTGCTAAAGAATTCCCAGATAGATTTTTTAATGTTGGAATTGCCGAACAAAATATGATTGGAATAGCAGCAGGTTTAGCAAGCACAGGTAAAATACCTTTTGCAAGTAGTTTTGCAATATTTGCATGTGGAAGAGCATGGGAAATAATTAGAAACTCTGTATGTAATAATCAGTTCAATGTAAAAATTTGTGCAAGTCATGCTGGACTAACAGTTGGAGAAGACGGGGCTTCACATCAAATGATAGAAGACATTGCAATAATGAGAGCAATTCCTCAAATGACTGTTATTGTACCTGCTGATGCAGTTGAAGCAAAACTTGCTACTTATGCAATTAGTGAATTTTTTGGTCCTGTTTACATGAGATTAGGAAGATCAAACGTACCAGTATTATTTGATGAAAAAAAGTTTGAATTTAAAATAGGAAAAGCACAAGTTATAAAAAGCGGAATTGATGTATCAATATTTGCTTATGGTGTAATGTTAAGCAGAGCTTTATGGGCACAAGAATTGTTAGAACAAGAAGGAATAAGTGCTGAAGTTATAAATGTTTCTACTATTAAACCTTTAGACAATGAAACAATTTTAAGTAGTGTACAAAAAACAAGCTGTGCTGTAACTTGCGAGGAACATAATATTCATGGGGGGTTAGGTGATGCAATTAGCAGTCTAGTAGTTGAACATTTTCCTGTGCCAATAAAAAAAATTGGAGTCCAAGATCAATTTGGTCAAAGTGGTAAAGCAGATGAATTACTTATACATTATGGATTAACTAAAGAAAATATTGCTAAGGCAGCTAAAGAAGTTATTAAAAGAAAAAATCAAAAATGA
- a CDS encoding lamin tail domain-containing protein, whose protein sequence is MRRANYIFVLLILSFTFLQCIAFVVPSIESLGKGPKINSIEPDYLIPGEKVKIIGENFFENPKSANKLWINNYPIRIIAASKNLIEFIVPKIVLGNGELKLFTYYLGYKSKEVTYPVYITFPSPIIEKTNTISARSKMPLIIYGNFSLKDFLFFKIENQEIKAENITSNICKIQLPDSLPKGIFKIKAFYKRYNSKIKKYINSAQSHELEMYNTEFGNPDSIKIKQVEGKIIVDLFFNNINEPVNITEYVQINRVQDEEKELITASFIWKPTSLLLKDELKIEKLKTPGFAEIIINEVFPFASALIPATDANMDGFARSNEDEFVELKNITGKKLNLLGCQLFAGEDTKPVFNFEEEVLIEPDSYFVIYGKDTINKKLNLLNTGQVLELVCNEKTIDYIAYPPGKSGDPSWQRKSDLTGFEKHTGSLFSPGGEPPLALITNSTPLPSPIQAPTLIPDFTFPQTQLKDIYVSPVELIFQDKTSQQLLVTAEYTDGQKKDITNETTYKISGQSNVVKVDNNGLVTPLGNGSVTIEISFQDKTIEVIANVNFLSKVQPKQLIINEILAAPNLDINKDGIFKSDQDEFIEIVNISGSGLDISGLLISDNTKIRHIISQDTILQSHEPLVVFGGGSVSNFSASIKSQTASTGSLGLNNSGLEQVTISTSDNRIIDQISFDNANLQGVSLNRLGDLSFSQLFPHDKFLKSIGKYSPGTRIDGNSFLGAPQEGADLLKGSSSSSSSSSSSSSSSSSSGILFSSSSSSSSSSSSGFAVLSSPSSSSSSSGS, encoded by the coding sequence GTGAGAAGAGCAAATTATATTTTTGTTTTATTAATTTTAAGTTTTACATTTTTACAATGCATTGCATTTGTTGTTCCAAGCATTGAATCTCTTGGAAAGGGGCCAAAAATTAATAGTATTGAACCAGATTATTTAATTCCAGGAGAAAAGGTAAAAATTATCGGTGAGAATTTTTTTGAAAATCCCAAATCAGCTAATAAATTGTGGATTAATAATTATCCAATTAGAATAATTGCTGCAAGTAAGAATTTAATTGAATTCATAGTTCCTAAAATAGTCTTGGGTAATGGGGAGTTAAAATTATTTACTTATTATTTAGGCTATAAAAGTAAAGAAGTTACTTATCCGGTCTATATTACATTTCCTTCACCAATAATTGAAAAGACAAATACTATTTCAGCAAGATCAAAAATGCCTTTAATAATTTATGGAAATTTTTCACTTAAAGATTTTTTATTTTTTAAAATAGAAAATCAAGAAATAAAAGCAGAAAACATTACAAGTAACATTTGTAAAATCCAATTGCCAGATAGTTTACCAAAAGGAATATTTAAAATTAAAGCTTTTTATAAAAGATACAATTCAAAAATAAAAAAATATATTAATTCAGCTCAAAGCCATGAACTAGAAATGTATAATACTGAGTTTGGAAATCCTGACTCTATTAAGATTAAACAAGTAGAAGGAAAAATCATTGTTGATTTATTTTTTAATAATATCAATGAACCAGTTAACATTACTGAATATGTGCAAATTAATAGAGTTCAAGATGAAGAAAAAGAATTAATAACAGCTTCTTTTATATGGAAACCAACCAGTTTACTTTTAAAAGATGAGTTAAAAATTGAAAAGTTAAAAACCCCGGGCTTTGCTGAAATTATTATTAATGAAGTTTTTCCATTTGCTTCTGCTTTAATTCCAGCTACAGATGCAAATATGGACGGCTTTGCAAGATCAAATGAAGATGAGTTTGTAGAACTTAAAAATATTACTGGTAAAAAATTAAATCTTTTAGGATGTCAGTTATTTGCAGGTGAAGATACAAAACCAGTTTTTAATTTTGAAGAAGAAGTTTTAATTGAACCTGATTCTTATTTTGTTATTTATGGCAAAGACACAATTAATAAAAAATTAAACTTGTTAAACACTGGACAAGTATTGGAATTAGTTTGTAATGAAAAAACAATTGATTATATTGCATATCCGCCAGGTAAAAGTGGAGATCCTTCGTGGCAAAGAAAATCTGATTTAACTGGTTTTGAAAAACATACAGGCAGTTTGTTTTCACCAGGTGGAGAACCACCACTAGCTTTAATTACCAATTCAACTCCCCTGCCAAGCCCAATACAAGCACCAACTCTTATTCCTGATTTTACTTTCCCACAGACACAATTAAAAGATATTTATGTTTCTCCTGTAGAATTAATTTTTCAGGATAAAACATCACAACAATTACTAGTAACTGCTGAATATACTGACGGACAAAAAAAAGATATTACAAATGAGACAACATATAAAATTAGCGGGCAAAGCAATGTTGTGAAAGTTGATAATAATGGCTTAGTTACTCCTCTTGGAAATGGATCAGTAACCATAGAAATTAGCTTTCAGGATAAAACTATTGAAGTTATTGCAAATGTAAACTTTTTAAGTAAAGTCCAGCCAAAACAATTAATAATAAATGAAATCTTAGCTGCTCCAAATCTTGATATAAATAAAGACGGGATTTTTAAAAGTGATCAAGATGAGTTTATAGAGATAGTAAATATTTCTGGCTCTGGCTTAGATATTAGCGGGTTATTAATTTCTGACAATACCAAGATTAGACACATTATTTCTCAAGATACAATTTTACAAAGCCATGAACCTTTAGTAGTTTTTGGAGGAGGGAGTGTCAGTAATTTTTCAGCATCTATAAAATCTCAAACTGCAAGTACAGGAAGTTTAGGTTTAAACAATAGTGGATTAGAACAAGTAACAATTTCTACCAGTGACAATCGTATAATTGATCAAATCTCATTTGACAATGCTAACTTACAAGGAGTCTCACTCAATAGACTTGGTGATTTAAGTTTCAGCCAACTTTTTCCACATGATAAGTTTTTAAAATCAATTGGAAAATATTCTCCAGGTACAAGAATAGATGGGAATTCATTTTTAGGAGCACCTCAAGAAGGAGCTGATCTTTTAAAAGGATCATCTTCAAGTAGTTCATCATCTAGTTCTAGTTCATCAAGTTCAAGCAGCTCTGGAATATTATTTTCAAGTAGTTCTTCTAGTTCTAGTAGTTCATCAAGTGGTTTTGCTGTTTTATCTTCACCATCATCTTCTTCATCTAGTTCAGGGAGTTGA
- a CDS encoding 6-phosphofructokinase, translating into MRLAILTGGGDCPGLNNVIRAVLFQAIKKYNDEVFGYLYGWKGPINNLIKPLTLANAEGIFNQGGTIIKSSRTNPYKVEGGPKKVIDNLKLNKIDALIAVGGEDTCGVAHKLFSDFKAPIICVPKTIDNDLNATDQTFGFDTTISIVCDALDRLHTTAKSHDRVLILEVMGRHAGWIATIGGIAGAADYILIPEESFDIDKVANAIKKRKQEAGYAIIVIAEGAKFSSEEILKDEEKDAFGHVKLGGIGDRLAKALEAKTGFETRAMSLGHIQRGGSPTAYDRVLGTRYGLHAVDLVHKNKFGRMVSLQGNKIVDVDIKDAVETLKTVDKELYEQAKIFFGDEVKVVSKFI; encoded by the coding sequence ATGCGATTAGCAATTTTAACAGGTGGTGGTGACTGTCCTGGTCTTAATAACGTTATAAGAGCAGTTTTATTTCAAGCAATTAAAAAATATAACGATGAAGTTTTTGGATATTTATACGGTTGGAAAGGTCCTATTAATAATTTAATAAAACCATTAACGCTTGCCAATGCTGAAGGAATATTTAACCAAGGTGGAACTATTATAAAAAGTTCACGAACAAATCCATATAAGGTAGAAGGTGGGCCAAAAAAAGTAATTGATAATTTAAAATTAAATAAAATTGATGCTCTAATTGCTGTAGGTGGAGAAGACACTTGTGGGGTTGCACATAAATTATTTTCTGATTTTAAAGCACCAATAATTTGTGTACCAAAAACAATTGATAACGATTTAAATGCTACTGATCAAACATTTGGTTTTGATACTACAATTTCAATTGTCTGTGATGCATTAGATAGATTACACACTACTGCAAAATCACATGATCGTGTCTTAATTCTTGAAGTAATGGGGCGTCATGCAGGCTGGATTGCAACAATAGGAGGAATTGCAGGAGCAGCAGATTATATTCTTATACCTGAAGAAAGTTTCGATATTGACAAAGTAGCTAATGCTATTAAGAAAAGAAAACAAGAAGCAGGTTATGCAATTATAGTTATTGCAGAAGGTGCTAAATTTTCAAGTGAAGAAATTTTAAAAGATGAAGAAAAAGATGCATTTGGACATGTAAAATTAGGCGGGATTGGAGACAGGCTTGCAAAAGCACTTGAAGCAAAAACTGGTTTTGAAACAAGAGCAATGTCACTTGGACATATTCAAAGAGGTGGCTCACCTACTGCATATGACAGGGTTCTTGGCACTAGATATGGACTTCATGCTGTAGATCTTGTACACAAGAATAAATTTGGAAGAATGGTTTCACTTCAAGGGAATAAAATAGTTGATGTAGATATAAAAGATGCTGTTGAAACTTTAAAAACAGTAGATAAAGAATTATATGAACAAGCTAAAATTTTCTTTGGAGACGAGGTAAAGGTTGTAAGTAAATTCATATAG
- a CDS encoding acyl-CoA dehydrogenase, producing the protein MKQLLEKQIQTFKLTSEQELLRKTIHEVAEENFKEKAREIDKSHRFPKENFDLLAKLGITGLTLPEEYGGSELDYISYAIVIEELAKVCATTSVIIAAHLSLCAVPIAKFGSTFLKEKYLKKLASGEYLGAFCLSEPGNGSDAAAMLTQAYEKSDHFILNGTKAWITNGSIADVYLILAQTNPAGAIHELPSYKGVSAFVVEKNIPGVSFGKPEDKLGIRGSATCQVILDNVKVPKENLLGNVGDGFKIAMITLDGGRIGIAAQALGIAQASYDLASSYAKSREAFGKKIINFQAIQFMLVELATEIEAGRLLTYKAANLHDLGLKFTCQAAEAKLFCSELASKAVNKCVQILGGYGYTTEYDAERFLRDAKITEIYEGTSEIQRIVIAENVIKEISERIGEPA; encoded by the coding sequence ATGAAACAACTTCTTGAAAAACAAATTCAAACATTTAAACTTACAAGTGAACAAGAGCTTCTTCGTAAAACAATTCATGAAGTAGCAGAAGAAAACTTTAAAGAAAAAGCAAGAGAAATAGATAAGTCTCATAGATTCCCAAAAGAAAATTTTGACTTGCTTGCAAAACTTGGAATAACAGGACTTACTCTTCCAGAAGAATATGGTGGTAGTGAATTAGATTATATTTCATATGCAATTGTAATTGAAGAACTTGCAAAAGTATGTGCAACTACAAGCGTTATTATAGCTGCACATCTTTCATTATGTGCTGTGCCCATTGCAAAGTTTGGTTCTACTTTTCTTAAAGAAAAGTATTTAAAAAAATTAGCTAGTGGTGAATATTTAGGAGCATTTTGTTTGTCTGAGCCGGGAAATGGATCTGATGCTGCAGCAATGCTTACACAAGCTTATGAAAAAAGTGATCATTTTATTTTAAATGGTACTAAGGCATGGATTACAAATGGATCTATAGCTGATGTTTATTTAATCCTTGCACAAACAAATCCTGCAGGGGCAATTCATGAATTGCCCTCATATAAAGGTGTAAGTGCATTTGTTGTAGAAAAAAATATACCTGGCGTATCTTTTGGAAAACCTGAAGATAAATTAGGTATAAGAGGAAGTGCAACGTGCCAAGTAATTCTTGACAATGTAAAAGTACCAAAAGAAAATTTATTAGGAAATGTTGGTGATGGTTTTAAGATAGCAATGATCACACTAGATGGAGGAAGGATTGGTATTGCTGCTCAAGCATTAGGAATAGCACAAGCAAGTTATGATTTAGCAAGTTCATATGCAAAATCCAGAGAAGCATTTGGTAAAAAAATAATTAATTTCCAAGCAATTCAATTTATGCTTGTAGAACTTGCTACTGAAATTGAAGCAGGAAGACTATTAACTTATAAGGCAGCAAATCTACATGATTTAGGATTAAAATTTACTTGTCAGGCTGCGGAAGCAAAACTATTTTGTAGTGAACTAGCATCAAAAGCAGTAAATAAATGTGTACAAATTCTTGGTGGATACGGTTACACTACAGAGTATGATGCCGAGAGATTTTTAAGAGATGCAAAGATCACTGAAATATATGAAGGAACATCAGAGATACAAAGAATTGTGATTGCAGAAAATGTTATTAAGGAGATAAGTGAACGTATCGGCGAGCCGGCGTAA
- a CDS encoding DUF4215 domain-containing protein: MNLYRILFSFFITALIGFIGLTLKAKDCSTTLYGYASVTEDTTTAEDTTTAEDVTATEDTTTISTTPECGNGLVESSEDCDDGNVYDYDGCSSICANEPIGDCGNGILDFPEEECDDGNNSEGDGCSSTCTVQPIITTIPSPNDCGNGIVEIPEDCDEGSLLNGTEGCSCNSDCKSIVLTDPLPEPTGDPGPVPEPTSEPAPEPTPE, translated from the coding sequence ATGAACTTATATAGGATACTTTTTTCTTTTTTCATAACGGCATTAATAGGTTTTATAGGTCTAACTCTAAAAGCTAAAGATTGCTCTACTACTTTATATGGTTATGCTTCTGTCACTGAAGATACTACTACAGCTGAAGATACTACTACAGCTGAAGATGTTACTGCTACAGAAGACACTACAACTATCTCAACAACTCCTGAATGTGGTAATGGACTTGTTGAGTCATCTGAAGATTGTGACGATGGAAATGTTTATGACTATGACGGCTGTTCTTCAATATGTGCAAATGAACCAATTGGAGATTGTGGAAACGGGATTTTAGACTTCCCTGAAGAAGAATGTGATGATGGAAATAATTCAGAAGGTGATGGTTGCTCTAGTACTTGTACTGTTCAACCAATAATAACAACTATACCTTCTCCAAATGATTGTGGAAATGGAATAGTAGAAATTCCAGAAGATTGTGATGAAGGCTCTTTGTTGAATGGAACAGAAGGTTGTAGTTGCAACAGTGATTGTAAGTCGATCGTTCTTACTGATCCACTTCCAGAACCTACTGGGGATCCAGGGCCTGTACCAGAACCTACTTCAGAACCTGCACCAGAACCTACACCAGAATAA
- a CDS encoding serine/threonine protein kinase, giving the protein MLPGAKTQTVEHKEQLQETPDVKNLTGEVVISSSNQCYKLGERIGSGGMAVVYKAAKDGSNKEYAIKIIRPGLKPSSSFLRFQREAKILRSLNHPNISLLYDDNFDTALPFLVMAYANGGTLKEPKLSMPLNSIQVLEIFSRICNALYSVHNLDNSICHRDLKPSNILLIEKDGKIIPQLSDFGLAHLDKGGAVDYSGGETLTGSNVIVGTPAYMSPEQTLPNGHFEQRSDLYSLGVSLCYIFTGIEPFNGNTNNGSVDIIKKMTEIREVAPVSPRKLNNTIPPDLEILISRLIRKNPIDRPANAREVEEEFLRIARLPQAEHIKLPEVKASVLPSTTSGRKVT; this is encoded by the coding sequence ATGTTACCTGGTGCAAAAACACAGACGGTTGAACATAAAGAACAACTTCAAGAAACACCAGATGTAAAAAATCTTACAGGCGAAGTAGTAATTAGTTCATCAAATCAATGTTACAAACTAGGAGAACGTATTGGTTCTGGAGGAATGGCAGTTGTTTACAAAGCTGCAAAAGATGGGTCCAATAAGGAATATGCCATAAAAATCATAAGACCAGGCTTGAAACCATCATCCAGCTTCCTTAGATTTCAACGGGAAGCTAAAATTCTAAGAAGTCTTAATCATCCGAATATATCACTTTTGTACGATGACAATTTTGATACCGCACTTCCTTTTTTAGTAATGGCATATGCAAATGGGGGAACACTTAAAGAACCTAAATTATCTATGCCTTTAAACAGTATACAAGTGTTAGAAATATTTTCTCGCATTTGTAATGCTTTATACAGTGTACACAATTTAGATAATTCAATTTGTCATAGGGATCTAAAACCATCAAATATATTACTTATAGAGAAAGACGGAAAAATTATTCCACAACTTAGTGATTTTGGTCTTGCACATTTAGATAAAGGTGGTGCTGTAGATTATTCAGGAGGAGAAACACTTACTGGATCTAATGTTATAGTAGGAACTCCAGCATATATGTCTCCTGAGCAAACCTTACCAAATGGTCACTTTGAGCAACGTTCTGATTTATATTCACTTGGTGTTTCTCTTTGTTATATTTTTACTGGCATAGAACCTTTTAATGGCAATACTAATAATGGATCGGTTGACATTATTAAGAAAATGACTGAGATAAGAGAAGTTGCTCCTGTGTCACCAAGAAAATTAAATAATACAATTCCACCTGATTTAGAAATTTTAATTTCAAGACTAATAAGAAAAAATCCAATAGATAGACCTGCTAATGCGAGAGAAGTTGAAGAAGAATTTCTTAGAATTGCAAGACTTCCACAAGCCGAGCATATAAAACTACCAGAAGTTAAAGCTTCTGTACTTCCTTCTACTACCAGCGGTAGAAAAGTAACTTGA